From the Daphnia magna isolate NIES linkage group LG3, ASM2063170v1.1, whole genome shotgun sequence genome, one window contains:
- the LOC123470764 gene encoding uncharacterized protein LOC123470764, whose product MKLDKYIKREQKDPKAREFSSKNSDRQFYYADDVKTRRKGCQVDKSQQPTPNTETKDTTTEATTDARTSAITDNPTTRTDLSETSELPSTASSQTSANTEPTPNTEAKDATTTEAITEAKDTTTEATTEAKDTTTEATTEARTLGITDNPNTSADFSEVSEDLGTTDNPITTDLSEISEIVSNAYDQALTMTEPTPNMENKPVTTEATIDAGALGITNNPTTIAILPESSDSGNVSEDEIRVFTKIANKIIQKKLETIEEKIDKVVEKINGEEQRYSKKLTNVAFFAQRNSSFDQKNTIQPYLINRLNDGKAFNQASGIFTVPINGNYHFYFTALKASAEISGTSIITVRLWANRNQKEKTAQMLAEGHVNSNDMHGWFPVILQATVKLQENDTVEVELLVGSIHESENLEHLITSFGGFLVSPEIV is encoded by the exons ATGAAACTCGACAAATATATCAAGCGAGAACAAAAGGATCCAAAGGCACGAGAGTTTTCAAGTAAGAACAGTGATAGACAGTTTTACTATGCAGACGACGTGAAGACAAGAAGAAAGGGTTGCCAGGTCGATAAATCGCAACAACCGACGCCAAACACGGAAACCAAAGATACTACCACGGAAGCAACTACAGATGCCA GAACTTCAGCAATAACTGATAATCCAACAACGAGGACAGATCTTTCAGAAACCTCAG AACTACCGTCAACTGCCTCTTCTCAGACATCAGCTAATACGGAACCAACGCCAAACACGGAAGCCAAAGATGCCACCACGACGGAAGCAATTACAGAAGCCAAAGATACTACCACGGAAGCAACTACAGAAGCCAAAGATACTACCACGGAAGCAACTACAGAAGCCA GGACTTTAGGAATAACCGATAATCCGAACACCAGTGCAGATTTCTCAGAAGTCTCAG AGGATTTAGGAACAACCGATAATCCGATAACTACAGATCTTTCAGAAATCTCAG AAATAGTGTCAAATGCCTATGATCAGGCATTAACTATGACGGAACCAACGCCGAATATGGAAAACAAACCTGTTACCACAGAAGCAACTATAGATGCTG GGGCTTTAGGAATAACCAATAATCCAACAACTATTGCAATTCTTCCAGAAAGCTCAG ATAGCGGAAATGTATCAGAAGATGAAATCAGAGTTTTTACCAAAATAGCCAACAAG ATAATACAGAAAAAACTGGAAACAATCGAGGAAAAGATAGATAAAGTGGTAGAAAAGATTAATGGCGAAGAGCAGCGTTACTCTAAAAAACTG ACAAACGTTGCTTTTTTCGCTCAAAGGAACAGTAGCTTTGATCAAAAGAATACTATACAGCCGTACCTCATAAATCGATTAAATGATGGAAAGGCGTTTAACCAAGCATCAGGAATATTCACAGTGCCAATTAACGGAAACTACCATTTCTACTTTACCG CATTGAAGGCCAGTGCGGAGATTTCGGGCACAAGCATTATCACTGTTCGGCTCTGGGCTAACagaaatcagaaagaaaaaactgcaCAAATGTTGGCCGAAGGTCATGTCAACTCCAACGACATGCATGGGTGGTTCCCTGTGATTCTACAGGCTACAGTTAAGCTGCAAGAAAATGACACTGTTGAGGTTGAATTACTTGTCGGATCCATTCATGAAAGTGAAAATCTAGAACACCTTATAACTAGTTTTGGTGGCTTTCTTGTAAGCCCTGAAATTGTTTAA